Below is a window of Pangasianodon hypophthalmus isolate fPanHyp1 chromosome 28, fPanHyp1.pri, whole genome shotgun sequence DNA.
tctctctgcGTTTAAACACCTCTGATGTAGAGCCTCAGTCTTCCTCAGGTCTGCTTCACCGTACCGGCCCTCtctgtacacctacacacacacacacacacacacacacacacagagtactgaaGAGACTGTGACACTTACTGtatgaataaaaagaataagCTTTCATGTAGTCTACAAATGTActgaactgtaaataaaaatcaatctttTAAATGTTCTACATGagtaaatactttaaaatgtaaattaaaatagttgtgtttgagacgcagctcatgacaGCAATCACAACGATGGGGGAATGCTTTAGAGAGAAACTAACAAACGTCCACTCATTCATGTGTGTAACATCATCACACTGCAGCGtggaaacaaacaacaaaacttCTTAATGGTTGCTATGGAAacctattcttttttttttttttaattaataaaactactTATCAACATTAGCATGTCCATCTTTATTCTGTTTTTGGGGGGTTGCTATGGAAACCTGTCTTTGAGCTCTGAGCTGCCCTCTAGTGGGCGACACTTTAATCCTGTAGGTGAACTAAAGGTacacaggggtgtgtgtgtgtgtgtgtgtgtgtgtgtgtgtgtgtgtgtgtgtgtaccttctcaagctcctcctccaccgccttcctctctctgtgtgctctCTCCAGCTGACTCTGTTTATCAGAACACTCctgacaacacacacgcacacacattcctgTAAATaatagtgcgtgtgtgtatagtgtgtgtgtgtgtgtgtgtgtgtatagtgtgtgtgtgtgtgagagagagaggtgaaataGTCCTGACCAGCTGCAGAGCGGCGAGTTCCTCCGTGAGACGATGGAtctgtgtgttacactgctgacgcacacactccacctgcgacacaataatcattacacacacactccacctgcgacacaataatcattacacacacaccgtcacacacacactccacctgcgacacaataatcattacacacacaccgtcacacacacactccacctgcgacacaataatcattacacacacaccgtcacacacacactccacctgcgacacaataatcattacacacacaccgtcacacacacacactccacctgcgacacaataatcattacacacacaccgtcacacacacactccacctgcgacacaataatcattacacacacaccgtcacacacactccacctgcgacacaataatcattacacacacaccgtcacacacactccacctgcgacacaataatcattacacacaccgtcacacacacacactccacctgcgacacaataatcattacacacacaccgtcacacacacacactccacctgcgacacaataatcattacacacacaccgtcacacacacactccacctgcgacacaataatcattacacacacaccgtcacacacacactccacctgcgacacaataatcattacacacacaccgtcacacacacactccacctgcgacacaataatcattacacacacaccgtcacacacacacactccacctgcgacacaataatcattacacacacaccgtcacacacacactccacctgcgacacaataatcattacacacacaccgtcacacacactccacctgcgacacaataatcattacacacacaccgtcacacacactccacctgcgacacaataatcattacacacaccgtcacacacacacactccacctgcgacacaataatcattacacacacaccgtcacacacacactccacctgcgacacaataatcattacacacacaccgtcacacacacacattccacctGCGACACaataatcattacacacacacacacactccacctgcgacacaataatcattacacacacacacacacactccacctgcgacacaataatcattacacacacacacacacactccacctgcgacacaataatcattacacacacacacacacactccacctgtGACACaataatcattacacacacacacacacacactccacctgcgacacaataatcattacacacacaccgtcacacactccacctgcgacacaataatcattacacacaccgtcacacacacactccacctgcGACACAATAATCATTACACACATTCAACCTGAAACGCAgtaatcatcacacacacacacacacacacaggtgcattgtgggatacgTACCTCCTTCCTGGTGCGGACGGCTGCTTCCTCTACCAGCTGCTTCATCCCTTCCTTCATCCTCTCCAACTCCTCCACCCTCTGCTTCTCCCGCAGCTGAGCctgagatcacacacacacacacacacacacacacaccacagcttTGATTTATCACACACTCGTTAATTCTCATTGAATACATGAACATCAACACGTCTCTCCTCCTCTGATCTTAGCCAAGACTCCGCCTACTTCACGCTgcaactgaccaatcactgatgtTTCTCATAGCCCATGTGCAAACTGATGAGATTATCGCATTTATTTGCCGCTTTAAAAATCTCTTTAGAGAACCAATGAGTGTGTAGCGTTTCAGATTCTGCTTCCTGTttacagaaaagtgtacaatagTTATTAAAGGCTATGTGGGCGGAGCCCCTGAGGTTGAGACTACATCACCTGCGCTTGTCCATACACCTGAGCCCACAAacgcctgtgattggctagtgtggCTGTCGTGACTGAGAGTGCAGTGTTTGGGCGACTCCCCGCTGCAGGGGGCGGGGCTGGGGGAGATTTCACGcttatgaattatttatgagAATGGAGTGATGATGTGCAGCACGTTATAGCGGAGTCTGTAGTGTAACGTGCTGATTATTCTCATTTCTGTAGGAATAAAAACGCTATTCTGCGCACGAAAACGTATGTTTATATAAACCTCTCGTTTTAGTCCtcactgcagaaccaaaagtccagggggcggagctggatctgatccaactcctcccctaacccctaacattaaacacacttatccagcctgaaacacgGCGAGTATgtctccaccccctggacttttggcaCGACTCCACCCTCAGGTAGGAGGAGTcggatcaggtctgactccaccctCAGGTAGGAGGAGCcggatcaggtctgactccaccccctggatgTTTTGTTCTGCAGTGAGGGGCACTTGGCTCGTTGAATATGTATGTTCATTGCTCTCGTGTTCTCTCTACTGTGAAAACTCCCACGATGTGcaaccggtgtgtgtgtgtgtgtgtgtgtgtgtgtgtgtgtgtgtgagcgtcaCCTGGTCTCTCTGCAGTGCCGCCTCCTCTGCCAGCTGCAGTGAATCCCGAAGTCTCTGAAAAGCCTCGAACTTGTCGTCCTCTAACGCAGCACAGCGGCTCTGCAGCTCCCCGACCTGCTTCTCCCACAGCACCTCCTTCCTCCTCACTGACTCCGCCTCCTGGCTCGCCACCTTCAGCCTGACATCACCACGACAACACAACTTACTGTACAACTGcgtttcatgtgtgtgtgtgtgtgtgtgtgtgtgtgtgtgtgtgtgtatatacacttgCCTGCCTTCTATCTGGCTCAGCGCCGTCTGTAGCTGCAAAAGCCGGCGATCCGATGCTTCCTCTCTCCCATGAGCCTCTGCTGCATcctcctcctacacacacacacacacacacacacacacacacacacacacacacacacaatcccatCAGTTCTCATTGAGTTTCCTACACTGACCCAGATATACCTGTCAGCTATCAAAATGAATAGGTGcacaaaacaccacacacacacacacacacacacacacacacacacacacacacacacacaccgtgcgCTGCATCTGGTCCTGAACGTTCTTCATGAGCTTAGTCATCTCGTCCACTTTAGCTGtagctgtcctgagatcctgCTTCGcctccctgacacacacacacacacacacacacacacacacacacttaattcaGATGGTGATGTCTTATATAATCGCAGGAAGAGTGCTCACCTGTGGTACTGCTTACCTGAGCTGATTTCGTAGTTCTTCCAGTTCACTGCTCTGTTCTGTTACGGTCTTCAGGAGCTGTTCGTTCGTCTGTGTGACACaagagacgcacacacacacacacacacacgcagaataCTGTAGAAGCAGTGTGTAGAAGAGATGAAGACTGaggtgtgaaaaataaagggAAGATGGAGAGAAACTCCGCCCACGcttgttaaatatttatgtctGGTGTAATATTACTCACAGGACGACTCGCGAGTGCGAGACACGACGCTAAATAAAGCTGATTCTCAGTCAGACAGATGGTTTCCTTCTgcccggtgtgtgtgtgtgtgtgtgtgtgtgtgtgtgtgtgtgtgagtatagattAACACTCGGTGTGTCTGAGACAATAACACAGTTCACACTCTGTCCAATAACACTACtttcattaaacataaaaatatttaaaataaaataaaagtgtgtgaaatgtgtttctttagTTTCAGGCTAACGTAGCTAACACATAATGGCCTCCAGGTTAGCACTGTGCGTATGTTCTGTTACAatagttaataaatataatgttaaataacattattgAGGCTTAAACAGCAAAAGCAAGACATTCTTtgtgatatttaaaaataagaataaagtgGGCGGAGTCTTACCGATTCCAGGTTTTGATTCGTCGCCTGAAGTTTCTGGGCGTGTTGTTGGAGCTGGGCAATCTGATTctaaattaatcaatcaatacattagttagttaattattaataataaaaatatattaaatgaataaataactatacacacatcactgtagttgtaataaatgttataaattcacatttatttataatctatttaacaagtgaaagagagaatatCCATTCAATCCACTTCAgaataaatacactcacagagataaagattttattctattgttcattatttattaaaagaagaCTGGTGTTTAatcagaaagtgttttatttcattaacacacacaaatctatATAATGATGTGGCGCCCTCTAGTGGTGTCGCTGCGtgtgtacactatattaccGCCATCTAGTGGCGAAATCATGCACATGCATGCTGCAGTAAtacacgcgtgtgtgtgtgtgtgtgtgtgtgtatacctgtgtgtgttggtgttgtgcagtgtgtatgtgttcgtCCCTCATGGTGGTCTGGTAAAGTTTCTGCAGACGATCCAGCTCCTGAGCAGCGACTCGCCACATCTGTACTGCCTGCTCCTTCTCctacacatcatcatcatcatcatcatataaacagagagaacacacacactcacacacactcacacacacacacacactcctggccCTGACTTCAAATACTATAAATTCTCACTTACACTCCTGATTATTCTCACTGATCTCTCGTTAAACGCGGCGGGAGAGGgaaataagccccgccccctgccTCTCTGACATCATGATCCCGGACTTCATCGTAAAACATCACACCTCAAACACATCATCACTTTCGTTCCATTTACAAACGATGAAAACGAAAGATAATAGGCTGTATGTTTACGTGAGTCAGTGGGAAaacatacaataaatatatgagtgtgtgtgtgtgtgtgtgtgtgtgtgtgtgtgtgtgtttacctccACTGCACACTTGACCTGGTCCTCCAGGTTGCTCATGGCGACTGCATCTGCTGCAGCATCTTCATccacagagagagactggagCTGTTTCTCTACACAGAGCCGCTGTTCCGCATAGAGCCTGCACACGGGACCGCACAGGAATGTCAGGGGTACAGGGTAAAGACATGAAGACAcaagagaaaatatatataaaaaggaaGAACCATGAAAACgcaaaaataacaattaaaaaaaaggaaaaaagagaaagactgaaaaaataaaataaagaaagcagtaAAATGAAAGGAAGAGCAGAGCTACAGCACAAAGCCACGATGGTGAAAACtagattgtgtgtgtctgtgtgtgtgtgtgtgtgtgtgtgtgtgtggtgtacagtgttaaaGGGGCTCAGTGAGTTACCGTTCATTCTCACGCACCACCTGCTCCAGACTGGCCCTGACATCCTCCATCtgcctctgtacacacacacacacacacacacacacacacacacacacacacacacacacacaataaatatataaattacttCCTTCCCATTAGCAGCACATCGTATGATTTAAAACACGTGTgtaaataagttaataaattaCCAagctgcttatttatttatttatttatccatcctctgtgctgcttatcctacacagaaTCACCGGGAGACTGGAGTCTCTcacaggggactcggggcacgaGGCGGGAGACGCCCTGGACGAggcgccagtccatcacagggcacacacacacacacacacacacacacacacacacacacacacacagatacacgcacacacaatcacacacacacaatcacacacacagatacacgcacacacacacacacacacagatacacacacacacaatcacacacacagatacacgcacacagatacacgcacacacacacacacagatacacacacacacaatcacacacgcacagacccattcactcactgcagacaatttagagatgccagtcagcctacagtgcaGGTCTTTGGACTGGTGCAGGAAatcggagaacccagaggaaaccccaaaacacagggagaacatgcaaactccacacactcacacacactcgcacacactcgcacacactcacacacactcacacacactcgcacacactcgcacacactcgcacacactcactcacggCGGAGGGAGGCATTAAACCCCCAgacctggaggtgcgaggcaacagcgCTAcacactaagccaccatgcctcccaaacttattaattaattaatcaattaaataatttaacaataataataataaaaatgaaaggcGCTGTGTACCTGGTAGAGTTTGAGCTGTTTCTCCATCTGCTGCATGTGACGATCATATTCCACTATCAGAGGAGCCACgatgctgaaacacacacacacacacacacacacacaggcacaatgAGGCACAATGAGTGTAAAGCCGCTCTGAGTGTAACGAAAGGAAATTATATTACAAGCacagattgttgtgtgtgtgtgtgtgtgtgtgtgtgtgtttgttcaccTTTGGTCTGTGATCCAGGGTGCTGCGGACTCACACTCTACATCTTCCccctaaacacaacacacacacacacacacacacacacacacacacacacagataaaatcACAGATGGCTGgttatacagacagacagacaagttACCAAGATAACCTGAGaccacaagtgtgtgtgtgtgtgtgtgtgtgtgtgtgtgtctgtgtgtgtgtgcgtacctGTGTGAAAGCCGATGGAGCGTCCTGATAACGGCCAAGGACTAAATTCAACCTgttcactaaaacacacacacacacacaccccgtgtTTAACATGAGCAgtgttgaatatttaaataaggaTTAAATCAGAAGTGTAAAGTTTATGATTTACAGTTAAAGTGAAAAAGTGTGAAGAAAGTGTGTTTTCTCACCCTGATCTCGCAGAAACTCGAGTTCTGAAGCcatgacacaacacacacacacacacacacacacacacacacactggacaggAAACAGAGTCACAGattaactgtaaatatttgtCTGGATATACTGCTGGTACTTCATGATACAGAgcaatgtgaatgtgaatgtgtgtgtgtgtgtgtgtgtgtgtgataaataacatttattacagCTCTTCTGTGACTTTTATAGATAATatcatatataaattatattaatgataGCTGAGTAATGTTTAGCTAGCTGATGGTTGCTAGGTGACGGTAACGACATGCTAACTCGCTAACTAGCATAACAGCTGCACTGATTTGCATTTAGCCGACATTATTACAGTGAATGCAGGACAATCCGAATATTTTGGTAAACAATATAAAACTGGATGATTTTTAAATCCTAGTCTTAATCGCCTGTTGTTGTAGAAATGTTATAAAACACGTCAATAATCACAGAAAGTTTACAAGATTTACCGCTAAAAATCCTGCGCCGTCTGTTTAAAGCCGAACTGCGCATCCAATCAGAGTCACTTCCGGAAACGCTTCCAAAACATTCGGTCCGTCCTGTAAAAACGTccccacacaaacaaacaaaagtgctGATGGTTCCGGATTGTTTccggaagtttttttttttaatttttttttttaccttatttatgtttcttattattacaaatacattGCTTACTCTCGCGAGGACATGTTTTCACATTACATTCAACGTTAATTAcacaaaaactgcaaaaataataaagatagtGAATTGATTTGACCCTCTCCAAAAGAGTGTTTAGTACAGGTGGGTGTTTGAGCCAATCCAGGAAGTTTCCATCTGAAACTggaatgaatcatgaatcatgtggtgttgtgtgtgatggtgttgatCTGATatgactgtcagctttatcacaCTATAAATGCTGAAGAAGTACAGGATTCACTTCATTTCAAGCTGAGGATATCAGATCTGCTGCAGAGGTAATCATGTTCATCCACAAAAACAGAACACAGCTGGATGAATATCCACCATTTCATGCTTCAGAACTTCCTTATTTAATACATGAGATAAATAGTGTATTAAGAAAAAGATGTGAACTACACTGATTTATAGGAACTTGCTTTCCTGACACACGTAGATGTA
It encodes the following:
- the sclt1 gene encoding sodium channel and clathrin linker 1 isoform X2; amino-acid sequence: MIVTCSRWRNSSNSTRLYAEQRLCVEKQLQSLSVDEDAAADAVAMSNLEDQVKCAVEEKEQAVQMWRVAAQELDRLQKLYQTTMRDEHIHTAQHQHTQNQIAQLQQHAQKLQATNQNLESTNEQLLKTVTEQSSELEELRNQLREAKQDLRTATAKVDEMTKLMKNVQDQMQRTEEDAAEAHGREEASDRRLLQLQTALSQIEGRLKVASQEAESVRRKEVLWEKQVGELQSRCAALEDDKFEAFQRLRDSLQLAEEAALQRDQAQLREKQRVEELERMKEGMKQLVEEAAVRTRKEVECVRQQCNTQIHRLTEELAALQLECSDKQSQLERAHRERKAVEEELEKVYREGRYGEADLRKTEALHQRCLNAERMKDELEHTLNTTQSNMKKMELELSEELLRCQEEVRRLQVALSSTRTECSSVSEERLSLQQENQQLHRDLDTLRKECVSAQRHAKLQVSRMQQEVCVREQAVESRLREMEESNKHSTAELQRRLLAQQHNNKRYREESIQLTHTLQHTLTSLRAELSRQKQRCQELEINLQSEQEKILECERELAEQQEKNTRLQTRLTQAEHRASTASQQLTLMTQRRKAASMMDLETLH
- the sclt1 gene encoding sodium channel and clathrin linker 1 isoform X1; protein product: MASELEFLRDQVNRLNLVLGRYQDAPSAFTQGEDVECESAAPWITDQSIVAPLIVEYDRHMQQMEKQLKLYQRQMEDVRASLEQVVRENERLYAEQRLCVEKQLQSLSVDEDAAADAVAMSNLEDQVKCAVEEKEQAVQMWRVAAQELDRLQKLYQTTMRDEHIHTAQHQHTQNQIAQLQQHAQKLQATNQNLESTNEQLLKTVTEQSSELEELRNQLREAKQDLRTATAKVDEMTKLMKNVQDQMQRTEEDAAEAHGREEASDRRLLQLQTALSQIEGRLKVASQEAESVRRKEVLWEKQVGELQSRCAALEDDKFEAFQRLRDSLQLAEEAALQRDQAQLREKQRVEELERMKEGMKQLVEEAAVRTRKEVECVRQQCNTQIHRLTEELAALQLECSDKQSQLERAHRERKAVEEELEKVYREGRYGEADLRKTEALHQRCLNAERMKDELEHTLNTTQSNMKKMELELSEELLRCQEEVRRLQVALSSTRTECSSVSEERLSLQQENQQLHRDLDTLRKECVSAQRHAKLQVSRMQQEVCVREQAVESRLREMEESNKHSTAELQRRLLAQQHNNKRYREESIQLTHTLQHTLTSLRAELSRQKQRCQELEINLQSEQEKILECERELAEQQEKNTRLQTRLTQAEHRASTASQQLTLMTQRRKAASMMDLETLH